The following are from one region of the Carnobacterium gallinarum DSM 4847 genome:
- a CDS encoding flavin reductase family protein, giving the protein MIHYNSDDLTAKQQYKFLSGSIVPRPIAWITTLTADGNTVNLAPFSFFSGVSNELPLVSIAIIRKNGELKDSARNLLATKEAVIHIVDETLVEQMNQTSANLPADQSEATLANLTLIDSQSTKVPSLEAAKIRFEASLYNHLPITNEANEIITDLFILKVSDFYFADSVFNSEKEYILTKELAPVARLAGNNYATLAEEYTIVRPS; this is encoded by the coding sequence ATGATTCATTATAATAGTGATGATTTAACAGCAAAACAGCAATATAAATTTTTAAGTGGTAGCATTGTCCCAAGACCAATTGCTTGGATTACAACATTAACCGCTGATGGAAACACTGTAAATCTAGCACCTTTCAGTTTCTTTAGTGGTGTATCAAATGAATTGCCTTTAGTCTCTATTGCCATTATTAGAAAAAATGGCGAATTAAAGGATTCTGCTAGAAATCTACTTGCAACGAAAGAAGCCGTTATTCATATTGTTGACGAAACCTTAGTTGAACAAATGAATCAAACTTCTGCAAATTTACCTGCCGACCAAAGTGAAGCCACCTTAGCTAATCTGACCTTAATTGATAGTCAATCAACTAAAGTTCCTAGCCTTGAAGCAGCCAAAATTCGTTTTGAAGCTAGTTTATATAATCATTTGCCGATTACAAATGAAGCAAATGAAATTATCACAGATTTATTTATTTTAAAAGTAAGTGATTTTTACTTTGCCGATTCAGTTTTCAATTCAGAAAAAGAGTATATTTTAACAAAAGAATTAGCGCCAGTCGCTCGTTTAGCTGGAAATAATTACGCAACGTTAGCTGAAGAATATACGATTGTACGACCTAGTTAA
- a CDS encoding MutS-related protein, which yields MIIGIYIAGSILGIFLFTQILSFIGKERLKNEIKSGWGQAPMTKLGVDQLNSVEIYWKMKQKYHPSKNIVDDGTWYDLDLESVYRAVNRTYSSVGSEYLYGMMREIQLDTDKLTEFEKLTTFMTENPSERQKIQFHLAMLGKKDHNQTAAYLYNARNYQLPNGSLYYVLGVLPILSLFLLFVNVYLGIGALVACLLFNIITYYTKKEKVERELNALNYISGMIQAASQLSKIESPEKNQLTACYHKLKGAKKGASGVLTKTGTPETDFIVEYLNMLFLLPFINYQRVMKVLVKKEETLLELWEILGRLDSACGVASFRQQLPYWTVPTFGQHAQVLAENVYHPLLSKPVANPVDWQKNTLVTGSNASGKSTYVKSIALSTITAQTIHTAFAEEIQLKSSLVISSMAVEDSVFAGESYFIAEIKSLKRMISQISPETTCLCFVDEILKGTNTIERISASAAIVHWLSQQNVLAFIATHDIELTEILKNDCDNVHFRETVTDEDIFFDYQVHQGAATTRNAIKLLSLMEYPAEIIQLANNEADQFIENSQWNVL from the coding sequence ATGATTATTGGGATTTACATTGCTGGATCGATACTTGGCATTTTTTTATTTACTCAGATTCTTTCTTTCATTGGTAAAGAACGGTTAAAAAATGAGATTAAATCTGGCTGGGGGCAAGCTCCTATGACGAAATTAGGAGTGGATCAACTAAATAGTGTGGAGATATATTGGAAAATGAAACAAAAATACCACCCGTCTAAAAATATAGTAGACGATGGAACTTGGTATGATTTGGATTTAGAATCGGTGTATCGTGCTGTTAATCGAACGTATTCAAGTGTAGGTTCAGAATACTTATATGGGATGATGCGTGAAATTCAGCTGGATACGGATAAGTTAACTGAATTTGAAAAATTAACAACATTTATGACAGAAAATCCTTCTGAACGTCAAAAAATTCAATTTCATTTGGCCATGCTAGGGAAAAAAGATCATAATCAAACGGCTGCTTATTTATATAATGCACGTAATTATCAGTTGCCAAATGGGAGCCTGTACTATGTTCTAGGAGTGTTGCCTATTTTGAGTTTGTTTCTCTTGTTTGTGAATGTTTATTTAGGAATAGGTGCTTTAGTTGCTTGTTTACTTTTCAATATTATTACCTATTATACTAAAAAAGAAAAAGTGGAGCGAGAATTAAATGCCCTGAACTATATATCAGGTATGATTCAAGCAGCCAGCCAATTATCTAAGATAGAGTCTCCTGAGAAAAACCAGTTAACTGCCTGCTATCATAAGTTAAAAGGTGCTAAAAAAGGTGCCAGTGGGGTGTTAACAAAAACAGGAACGCCAGAAACAGATTTTATCGTAGAATATTTGAATATGCTGTTTTTGCTACCGTTTATTAATTACCAACGAGTGATGAAAGTTTTAGTAAAAAAAGAAGAAACTTTGTTAGAGTTATGGGAAATTCTAGGGCGCTTAGATTCAGCTTGTGGTGTCGCAAGTTTTAGACAACAATTGCCTTATTGGACAGTTCCAACTTTTGGTCAACATGCGCAAGTTCTAGCAGAAAATGTGTACCATCCATTATTATCAAAACCAGTAGCAAACCCAGTTGATTGGCAGAAAAATACATTAGTGACGGGTTCAAATGCTTCTGGGAAATCAACGTATGTAAAATCAATTGCGCTATCGACGATTACAGCTCAAACAATCCATACTGCATTTGCTGAAGAAATTCAGTTGAAATCATCATTAGTTATTTCTTCTATGGCTGTGGAGGATAGCGTATTTGCAGGGGAAAGTTATTTTATTGCTGAGATAAAATCATTAAAACGCATGATTTCTCAGATTAGTCCAGAAACAACATGTCTCTGTTTTGTAGATGAGATATTAAAGGGAACTAACACCATTGAGCGAATCTCAGCATCTGCAGCAATCGTTCATTGGCTATCTCAACAAAATGTACTAGCTTTTATTGCTACACATGATATTGAATTAACGGAAATCCTGAAAAATGATTGCGACAATGTTCATTTCCGAGAAACTGTGACAGATGAAGATATTTTCTTTGACTACCAAGTTCATCAAGGCGCTGCAACTACTAGAAATGCAATTAAATTGCTTTCACTAATGGAGTATCCTGCTGAAATTATTCAGCTAGCTAACAATGAAGCGGATCAGTTTATTGAGAATAGTCAGTGGAATGTACTTTAA
- a CDS encoding EAL domain-containing protein, whose protein sequence is MKSKISETEIKLAIQEQNYVLYYQPKFENKSRKIIGAEALMRLKVNDELLLPDAFLHIVLAIGEMERMQIFLFHEVVRALNSPELVNLDFSISVNMNSSELVSKNHIKRILNLLKFDLIHPENLEIEITERSEFPDFTVALGNLAEMKELGIKISLDDFGRGFNSLSYLYILPIDIMKLDRLFINKILTDLKVQVIVDGVIQMAHKLGIRVVAEGVETLEQVEYMDGLNCDIYQGFYFAKPVSFGEIKEKWLSFTV, encoded by the coding sequence ATGAAAAGTAAAATTAGTGAAACTGAAATTAAATTAGCTATTCAAGAACAAAACTATGTACTCTATTATCAACCTAAATTTGAAAATAAAAGCAGAAAAATTATTGGTGCTGAAGCTTTAATGCGTTTAAAAGTTAATGATGAATTGTTACTGCCAGATGCTTTTTTACATATCGTTCTTGCAATTGGTGAAATGGAACGAATGCAAATTTTCCTTTTTCATGAAGTTGTGAGGGCCTTAAATTCACCTGAGTTAGTGAATTTGGATTTTTCCATATCAGTTAACATGAATTCCAGTGAATTAGTGAGTAAGAACCATATTAAACGAATTTTGAATTTACTAAAATTTGACTTAATTCATCCAGAGAATCTTGAAATTGAGATTACAGAGCGTAGTGAGTTTCCTGATTTTACTGTAGCCCTGGGTAATTTGGCTGAAATGAAAGAATTAGGTATTAAAATTAGCTTGGATGACTTTGGCAGAGGTTTTAATTCATTGTCCTATTTGTATATTTTGCCAATTGATATTATGAAATTGGATCGTTTATTCATCAATAAGATTTTGACAGATCTTAAAGTTCAAGTAATTGTGGATGGTGTGATTCAGATGGCACATAAATTAGGGATTCGTGTTGTAGCTGAAGGAGTAGAAACATTGGAGCAAGTTGAGTATATGGATGGGCTGAATTGTGATATTTATCAAGGATTTTATTTTGCAAAACCAGTTTCATTTGGTGAAATTAAAGAAAAATGGCTATCTTTTACAGTATAA
- the pnuC gene encoding nicotinamide riboside transporter PnuC gives MVEKIRRELFSGWTNFEKIYICLLLLLQVVVFYFNPESLMGVIAGISGVLCVTFVAKGKISNYFFGFIQISLYLLLSIEYVLYGEVLLNLFYFIMQIIGVSVWRKNMTTKVEKDNSVVEVKGLSLKQWVITIVTVIVSWYLFGSMLAYFGSNSPYLDSITTSLSVVAQILMTWRYKEQWLLWIVVNVFSIALWIVAGNASMVAMWTAFLFNSSYGYYNWLRLAKIESR, from the coding sequence ATGGTAGAAAAGATAAGGCGCGAATTATTTAGTGGATGGACTAACTTTGAGAAAATATATATTTGCTTATTGCTGTTGTTACAAGTAGTAGTTTTTTATTTTAATCCGGAAAGTCTAATGGGAGTTATTGCTGGAATTAGTGGTGTTTTATGTGTGACGTTTGTGGCGAAGGGAAAGATTAGTAACTATTTCTTTGGATTTATTCAGATTTCTTTATATTTATTGCTAAGTATTGAATATGTTTTGTATGGAGAAGTGTTATTAAATTTATTCTATTTTATCATGCAGATAATTGGTGTTAGTGTTTGGCGAAAAAATATGACAACGAAAGTCGAGAAGGATAATTCTGTAGTTGAGGTTAAGGGATTGAGTCTAAAACAATGGGTGATAACAATTGTTACTGTTATTGTTTCTTGGTATTTATTTGGGAGTATGTTAGCCTATTTTGGTAGCAATAGCCCTTATTTAGATAGTATTACTACGTCGTTAAGTGTTGTTGCTCAAATTTTAATGACATGGCGTTATAAAGAACAATGGCTGTTATGGATTGTTGTCAATGTTTTCTCAATTGCTCTTTGGATTGTCGCTGGTAATGCTAGTATGGTGGCAATGTGGACAGCATTTTTATTTAATAGTAGCTATGGTTATTATAATTGGTTGCGATTGGCGAAGATTGAAAGCCGCTAA
- a CDS encoding AAA family ATPase: MKVGLFPGKFNLVHQGHVKSMLEAYSMVDHLYIVILYDEEFEAMRYQKAGIKSITPVLRERWWRMITKDLEHITVFSLPSPNTFDYEDWKKSSQEMLALTGPITHIFSGESSYEAYFKLLYPGCQIETLERASGNSVTAILERGIKESWDLLPAEVRPYFVKRVAILGAESSGKTTLTRKLAHWYQTEKVEEYGRILWEEYGGGLGTVFDLEDYRTLTYRQKTEESEKVKTARNYLFIDTETIVTQVWLSMYEAQELAVLNAIAEDESYDAYLLIQPDLDFIQDGTRNYESQRWEIYQQMKTRLEATKKKYTILTGDANQIFMEARNVIDQL; this comes from the coding sequence ATGAAAGTAGGATTATTTCCAGGAAAGTTTAATCTAGTTCATCAAGGACATGTAAAGAGTATGTTAGAAGCCTATTCTATGGTAGATCATCTTTATATTGTGATTTTATATGATGAAGAATTTGAAGCTATGCGTTATCAAAAGGCTGGAATAAAGTCAATTACTCCTGTTTTAAGGGAGCGATGGTGGCGTATGATTACTAAGGATTTAGAGCATATAACGGTATTCTCATTGCCAAGTCCTAATACTTTTGACTATGAGGATTGGAAGAAGAGTAGTCAAGAAATGCTAGCACTAACAGGTCCGATTACTCATATTTTTAGTGGAGAATCAAGTTATGAAGCCTATTTTAAGCTGCTTTATCCAGGATGTCAGATTGAAACATTGGAAAGGGCTAGTGGGAATTCAGTAACGGCTATTTTAGAAAGAGGGATTAAGGAGTCTTGGGATCTGCTGCCTGCTGAAGTTCGTCCTTATTTTGTCAAACGAGTAGCGATTTTAGGTGCAGAAAGTAGCGGGAAGACAACGTTAACTAGAAAATTAGCCCACTGGTATCAAACAGAGAAAGTGGAAGAATATGGACGTATTTTATGGGAGGAATATGGTGGCGGATTAGGAACTGTTTTTGATTTAGAGGACTATCGAACCTTAACGTATCGTCAAAAAACCGAGGAATCGGAGAAAGTAAAAACAGCTAGAAATTATTTGTTTATCGATACAGAAACGATTGTGACTCAGGTCTGGTTAAGTATGTATGAAGCACAAGAATTGGCTGTATTAAATGCAATTGCTGAAGATGAAAGTTACGATGCTTATTTATTAATTCAGCCTGATTTGGATTTCATTCAAGATGGAACACGTAATTATGAAAGTCAGCGTTGGGAGATTTATCAACAAATGAAGACACGTTTAGAGGCAACGAAAAAGAAATACACAATTTTGACAGGGGATGCCAATCAGATTTTTATGGAGGCGCGCAACGTTATTGACCAATTGTAA
- a CDS encoding AAA family ATPase: MSKLSKNTLNGKKIGIVFGTFAPCHLGHMEMIIRGKRENEACIVVVCGKENDRGTEVGLTLIKRFRYMRELFAKDENIFVTYLDETHMPEYPNGWSEWLAGVQLKIKEATRDVPETMTWYVGEKEYAAELTARTKDQVVLVDRSTVPISGTKIRQNPMKYWNYIAFPFRRVFSTNILVMGSASGGKSTLVQDLALSFGSPYTDEYARRYEEHYNVRDEELTINDFNYMGAGQFEQNKNAIMSQENNGLVFADTDVMVTKVYTKYYCNQKEYQQLAPSFDLLIAKQQWDIIFVIPPITKYVNDTFRDMSYADDTSRWQMHQLFMDEIERNQLLDKVVLLDQTGNDTTDSEGFYDRYQFARKTIKQYVYDKYQLNLN; encoded by the coding sequence ATGAGTAAATTAAGCAAAAATACACTTAATGGGAAAAAAATTGGAATCGTATTTGGTACGTTTGCTCCATGTCATTTAGGTCATATGGAGATGATTATACGAGGCAAAAGAGAAAATGAAGCTTGTATTGTCGTTGTTTGTGGAAAAGAGAATGATCGTGGGACAGAAGTTGGCTTAACTTTAATAAAACGATTTCGTTATATGCGGGAATTATTTGCTAAGGATGAGAATATTTTTGTCACTTATTTGGATGAAACCCACATGCCAGAGTACCCAAATGGTTGGTCAGAGTGGTTAGCCGGAGTTCAACTAAAAATTAAGGAAGCTACCCGCGACGTTCCTGAAACTATGACCTGGTATGTTGGAGAGAAAGAGTATGCAGCTGAATTAACCGCACGTACAAAGGATCAGGTTGTATTGGTAGATCGCTCAACTGTCCCAATCTCTGGAACAAAAATCAGACAGAATCCAATGAAATATTGGAATTATATTGCTTTTCCATTTCGTCGGGTTTTTTCAACTAATATTTTAGTAATGGGATCAGCAAGTGGTGGGAAATCAACTTTAGTTCAAGATTTGGCCTTAAGTTTTGGCAGTCCGTATACGGATGAATATGCGAGACGTTATGAAGAACATTACAATGTGCGAGATGAAGAATTAACGATTAATGACTTTAACTATATGGGAGCAGGGCAGTTTGAGCAAAATAAAAATGCGATTATGAGTCAGGAAAATAATGGATTAGTTTTTGCAGATACCGATGTAATGGTTACGAAAGTCTATACAAAATATTATTGTAATCAAAAGGAATATCAACAACTAGCACCAAGCTTTGATTTATTAATTGCGAAGCAACAATGGGATATCATCTTTGTGATTCCACCGATTACAAAGTATGTCAATGATACCTTTCGAGATATGAGTTATGCTGACGACACAAGTCGGTGGCAAATGCATCAATTATTTATGGATGAAATTGAGCGCAATCAACTGCTAGATAAGGTGGTTTTATTGGATCAAACTGGCAATGATACCACAGATTCAGAAGGTTTTTATGACCGTTATCAATTTGCACGTAAAACAATTAAACAGTATGTTTATGATAAGTATCAATTAAATTTGAATTGA
- a CDS encoding NUDIX domain-containing protein, which translates to MQFENAQAEKKYYETEASEADFIKWYKSQDLPKYETPSVTIDNVMFSYNREEDQMKMLLIKRKAHPFKDSWALPGGFVNPSESTGESCLRETKEETGVELTELNIEQLYTFSTPNRDPRGWVITTSYLAFLNQEALTAGDDASDVKWFNIQLKGDQLCLSADDIEIQVDIKKEEMLDESPERLAFDHVKIISTAFNRIIGKMYYQPRVLTVLGESFTITEARKVFSKFLGVDYRTIDHSNFKKDLLKFVKEVDERPTGVGRPSKFYALNIPYLK; encoded by the coding sequence ATGCAATTTGAAAATGCTCAAGCAGAAAAAAAATATTATGAAACAGAAGCAAGTGAAGCGGATTTTATCAAATGGTATAAGTCACAGGATTTGCCAAAATATGAAACACCATCTGTTACGATTGATAATGTTATGTTTTCTTACAATCGTGAAGAAGATCAGATGAAGATGCTCTTAATCAAGCGTAAGGCTCATCCTTTTAAAGATTCATGGGCACTTCCAGGTGGTTTTGTGAATCCGAGTGAATCAACAGGTGAAAGTTGTTTACGTGAAACAAAAGAAGAAACTGGCGTGGAATTAACGGAATTGAATATAGAACAACTTTATACATTTAGCACACCAAACCGTGACCCTCGAGGATGGGTGATTACAACAAGCTATCTGGCTTTTCTGAATCAAGAAGCATTAACTGCTGGTGATGATGCCAGTGATGTGAAGTGGTTTAATATTCAACTTAAAGGCGATCAATTATGCTTAAGTGCTGATGATATTGAGATTCAAGTGGATATAAAAAAAGAAGAGATGCTAGATGAAAGTCCAGAACGTTTAGCCTTTGACCATGTGAAAATCATTAGTACAGCTTTTAATCGGATTATTGGTAAAATGTATTATCAGCCTCGTGTTTTAACTGTGCTTGGTGAAAGCTTTACAATTACAGAAGCCCGCAAAGTTTTTTCAAAATTTTTAGGTGTTGATTATCGTACGATTGACCACTCAAATTTTAAGAAAGATTTATTGAAATTTGTGAAGGAAGTAGATGAACGACCAACTGGCGTAGGACGACCTTCAAAATTCTATGCGCTAAATATTCCTTACTTAAAATAA
- a CDS encoding ABC transporter ATP-binding protein produces MRIIETNKKTSWKTFFQLLNDTKPKKIFIFIALLFSLITTIIGLLVPLFTKNLIDDFSFASLSGLMIAGIVAAFLFQALADGISTYMLSYMGQKTVASLREKVWKKLLHLPVAYFDETKTGEIVSRLINDTTLVKELITQHFPQFINGIISIIGAVTILMIMDWKMTLVMLIAVPLAGIFVAPLGSRMAKISKATQNETADFTGIVSQTLSEIRLMKSSNGEETEIKKGKDGIHRLFKFGLKEARLFAILGPLIFLVMMSLIVAIIVYGGIRVQEGSLSTGTLFAFLLYLFQIIFPVTSFVTFFTQLQKAKGATERISDILAMESEDLAKGLDYDVVGQKIQVKDVSFDYIETEPILKNINFETNPGEVIAFAGPSGSGKTTMFSLLERYYTAQKGQIVIGDTPLTDISLSSWRRQIGYVSQESAMFSGTIRENLIYGLDLEISEDQLWAVAKQAYADKFIRELPSGLETDVGERGMKLSGGQRQRISIARAFLRDPKILMLDEATASLDSQSEGVVQQALSNLMEGRTTFIIAHRLSTIVHADKIIFIEHGEITGMGTHKELVANHELYRSFVEHQLA; encoded by the coding sequence GTGAGGATAATCGAAACAAATAAAAAGACTTCATGGAAAACTTTTTTCCAACTATTAAATGATACGAAACCTAAGAAGATTTTTATCTTCATTGCACTACTATTCAGCTTGATAACTACAATTATTGGACTTCTTGTTCCTTTGTTTACTAAGAATTTAATTGATGATTTTTCCTTTGCTTCATTAAGTGGGTTAATGATTGCTGGGATCGTAGCAGCATTTCTTTTTCAGGCCCTGGCTGATGGAATATCAACCTATATGCTTAGCTATATGGGACAAAAAACAGTAGCAAGTTTACGAGAAAAGGTCTGGAAAAAATTATTACATCTGCCTGTAGCGTACTTTGATGAAACTAAAACAGGTGAAATTGTAAGCCGTCTGATTAACGATACTACCTTAGTGAAGGAATTGATTACACAACATTTTCCTCAATTCATTAATGGGATTATTTCAATTATTGGTGCGGTGACGATTTTGATGATTATGGACTGGAAGATGACCTTGGTTATGCTGATAGCTGTTCCTTTAGCGGGAATATTTGTGGCGCCATTAGGTTCTAGAATGGCTAAGATTTCCAAAGCAACTCAAAATGAAACTGCAGATTTTACGGGAATTGTTAGTCAAACTTTATCAGAGATCCGTTTAATGAAATCTTCTAATGGAGAAGAAACAGAAATCAAAAAAGGGAAGGACGGAATTCATCGTCTTTTTAAATTCGGCTTAAAAGAAGCACGTTTGTTTGCTATTTTAGGTCCGCTTATTTTCTTAGTAATGATGTCACTTATTGTGGCTATTATTGTTTATGGTGGGATTCGGGTTCAAGAAGGTAGCTTGTCAACGGGAACTTTGTTTGCTTTTTTATTGTATTTATTCCAAATTATTTTTCCTGTGACGTCATTTGTTACTTTCTTTACTCAATTGCAAAAAGCAAAAGGGGCAACAGAGCGAATTAGTGATATTTTAGCGATGGAAAGTGAAGATTTAGCTAAAGGATTGGACTATGATGTTGTTGGACAAAAGATTCAGGTGAAGGATGTTTCTTTTGATTACATTGAAACGGAGCCAATCTTAAAAAATATTAATTTTGAAACAAATCCTGGAGAAGTAATTGCTTTTGCAGGTCCTAGTGGTTCTGGAAAAACAACCATGTTCTCTTTATTAGAACGTTACTATACTGCACAAAAAGGACAGATCGTTATTGGAGATACTCCTTTAACAGATATTTCTCTTTCTTCTTGGCGTCGTCAGATTGGTTATGTTTCGCAAGAAAGTGCGATGTTTTCAGGAACAATCCGTGAGAATCTGATTTATGGATTGGATCTGGAAATCTCTGAAGATCAACTGTGGGCAGTAGCGAAACAAGCGTATGCAGATAAATTTATTCGTGAATTGCCTAGTGGTTTGGAAACCGATGTAGGCGAGCGTGGGATGAAGCTCTCTGGAGGTCAACGTCAACGAATTTCAATTGCACGTGCTTTTTTACGAGATCCTAAGATTTTAATGTTAGATGAAGCAACTGCTAGCTTGGATAGTCAATCAGAAGGTGTGGTACAACAAGCATTAAGTAATTTAATGGAAGGGCGGACAACCTTTATTATCGCTCATCGTTTATCAACAATTGTTCATGCAGATAAGATTATTTTTATTGAGCATGGTGAGATTACTGGTATGGGAACTCATAAGGAGTTGGTTGCCAATCATGAATTATATCGTAGTTTTGTAGAACATCAATTAGCTTAA
- a CDS encoding immunoglobulin-like domain-containing protein, producing MYTHKKLMLSILGGVAILGTGFAAYSEERQPTIEIRSIPLSYGQKITEEQIKKQLKNQEIKRVVILNGEVNSEEFGVYPLTLELTTNQDNRFNKKIYVEVLDQKAPEIITNEKTIEAGSDFQFIDYVTVLDNVDGDLTSMMKFKNINTKKVGRQSLTVEANDYSGNKAKKKIDFIIQDTTKPTIDTVDKKLTVGDGFDPMLNVLATDTVDGNITQRITVDGRVDTKRVGTYSLIYDVVDKSGNKTEKVRKIIVVAPLVVETNPIVKLVEPSNIAVSDEKPPVVTEGSTTSPSTQLPEHAPMTIYMAGATISYQNGGQGNGQAIIDSNPVASTWGGASIQSGTDGLNTHLIGHSPGVFSTLFNLGIGSQVTITDGNGVPTVYTVNRIFEVDDYAIGVRDQVNYWERMIGTGGGERVTFQTCEDDAINWVYEAVS from the coding sequence ATGTACACACACAAAAAATTAATGTTATCTATTTTAGGTGGTGTAGCAATTTTAGGAACTGGGTTTGCAGCTTATTCAGAAGAAAGACAACCAACCATTGAAATTCGTTCCATTCCATTATCCTATGGTCAGAAAATAACTGAAGAACAAATAAAAAAACAATTGAAAAATCAAGAGATTAAACGTGTTGTTATTCTCAATGGTGAGGTTAATTCTGAGGAATTTGGTGTGTATCCATTAACATTAGAGTTGACGACAAATCAGGATAATCGTTTTAATAAGAAAATATATGTTGAAGTACTTGATCAAAAGGCTCCAGAAATAATTACCAATGAAAAAACAATTGAAGCAGGTTCAGATTTTCAATTCATAGATTATGTTACTGTTCTAGATAATGTAGATGGTGATTTGACAAGTATGATGAAGTTTAAAAATATTAATACGAAAAAAGTTGGTAGGCAATCACTAACTGTTGAAGCAAATGACTATTCGGGAAATAAAGCTAAGAAAAAAATTGATTTTATTATTCAAGACACAACGAAGCCGACCATTGATACAGTAGATAAAAAACTCACTGTTGGAGATGGATTTGATCCAATGCTGAATGTGCTAGCGACTGATACAGTGGATGGGAATATAACGCAAAGAATTACGGTGGATGGTAGGGTGGATACTAAACGAGTGGGTACCTATTCTTTGATCTATGATGTTGTAGATAAATCGGGAAATAAAACTGAAAAAGTTAGAAAGATTATAGTTGTGGCGCCACTAGTTGTTGAAACTAATCCTATAGTGAAACTAGTAGAACCAAGTAACATAGCAGTTAGTGATGAGAAACCCCCAGTTGTTACGGAAGGATCAACCACTTCTCCATCAACGCAATTACCAGAGCATGCACCTATGACAATCTATATGGCCGGTGCGACAATTTCTTATCAAAATGGTGGTCAAGGTAATGGCCAAGCCATTATTGATAGTAACCCAGTTGCATCTACATGGGGCGGAGCCTCTATTCAATCAGGGACGGATGGTCTAAATACTCATCTTATTGGTCATAGTCCCGGGGTTTTTAGTACGTTATTTAACTTAGGTATAGGTAGTCAAGTGACGATTACAGATGGCAATGGAGTACCAACAGTTTATACTGTTAATCGTATTTTTGAAGTAGATGATTATGCAATAGGTGTCCGTGATCAGGTGAATTACTGGGAAAGAATGATTGGAACAGGTGGCGGTGAACGGGTTACTTTCCAAACTTGTGAAGATGATGCAATTAACTGGGTTTATGAGGCAGTTAGTTAA
- a CDS encoding pyridoxamine kinase: MQKKVLAVHDLSGIGKVALTVTLPILSILKIESCVLPTALLSTHTGGLGQNTYLDLTDEMKKIIHHWETLNMRFDGIYTGYLGNPKQIDLVLEAIDQMQGSDCPIIIDPVMADSGKLYRGFAVDYPEQMKRLCQKATIIMPNLTEASLLLNEPYVEGPYTKGYIEGLMRKLSQLGPKNIILTGVYFDESEIGAASYDRQTDEIQYVLNQKFPGHYFGTGDILASIVTGLTLSNVALHEATKVAVDFVGAAIQQTITDEKDPKFGVSFEGELPSLLPYILN, encoded by the coding sequence ATGCAAAAAAAAGTATTAGCAGTTCATGACCTATCGGGAATTGGAAAAGTGGCTTTAACTGTCACATTACCGATTCTATCTATCTTAAAAATTGAATCCTGCGTATTGCCAACTGCTTTATTATCAACACATACTGGTGGACTTGGGCAAAATACCTACCTAGACTTAACCGACGAAATGAAAAAAATCATTCATCATTGGGAAACATTAAACATGCGCTTTGATGGAATCTATACTGGTTACCTAGGAAATCCGAAACAAATCGACTTAGTCTTAGAAGCTATCGATCAAATGCAAGGCTCTGATTGTCCGATTATTATCGATCCTGTTATGGCTGACTCTGGTAAACTTTATCGTGGATTTGCTGTAGATTATCCAGAACAAATGAAACGCCTGTGCCAAAAAGCTACGATTATTATGCCGAATTTAACTGAAGCTAGCTTGTTATTAAATGAACCTTATGTTGAAGGTCCTTATACAAAAGGATACATCGAAGGACTCATGAGAAAATTAAGTCAATTAGGTCCCAAAAACATAATCCTAACTGGCGTTTATTTTGATGAATCTGAAATTGGCGCAGCCTCTTATGATCGTCAAACAGATGAAATTCAGTATGTCTTAAATCAAAAATTCCCTGGGCATTACTTTGGAACTGGCGATATTCTTGCTAGTATTGTGACTGGATTAACTTTATCAAATGTGGCTTTGCATGAAGCTACTAAAGTTGCCGTTGATTTTGTTGGAGCAGCTATCCAACAAACCATTACCGATGAAAAAGATCCAAAATTCGGCGTAAGCTTTGAAGGAGAATTACCCTCATTATTGCCTTATATTCTCAATTAA